The proteins below are encoded in one region of Pongo pygmaeus isolate AG05252 chromosome 20, NHGRI_mPonPyg2-v2.0_pri, whole genome shotgun sequence:
- the FBXL12 gene encoding F-box/LRR-repeat protein 12 isoform X2 — protein MILRPPQPCGTMRPKVMWHLLRRYMASRLHSLRMGGYLFSGSQAPQLSPALLRALGQKCPNLKRLCLHVADLSMVPITSLPSTLRTLELHSCEISMAWLHKQQDPTVLPLLECIVLDRVPAFRDEHLQGLTRFRALRSLVLGGTYRVTETGLDAGLQELSYLQRLEVLGCTLSADSTLLAISRHLRHVRKIRLTVRGLSAPGLAVLEGMPALESLCLQGPLVTPEMPSPTEILSSCLTMPKLRVLELQGLGWEGQEAEKILCKGLPHCMVIVRACPKESMDWWM, from the exons atgattctgaggcctccccagccatgtggaact ATGCGACCTAAAGTCATGTGGCACCTCCTTCGAAGGTACATGGCATCCCGGCTCCATTCCCTGCGGATGGGTGGCTACCTGTTCTCTGGCTCCCAGGCCCCCCAGTTGTCTCCTGCTCTGTTGAGAGCCCTGGGCCAGAAGTGCCCCAACCTGAAGCGCCTCTGCCTGCACGTGGCTGACCTGAGCATGGTGCCCATCACCAGCCTGCCCAGCACCCTGAGGACCCTGGAGCTGCACAGCTGTGAGATCTCCATGGCCTGGCTCCACAAGCAGCAGGACCCCACCGTGCTGCCCCTGCTTGAATGCATCGTGCTGGACCGTGTCCCCGCCTTCCGTGATGAGCACCTGCAGGGCCTGACGCGTTTCCGGGCCTTGCGCTCGCTGGTGCTGGGTGGCACCTACCGTGTGACCGAGACAGGGCTGGATGCTGGCCTGCAGGAGCTCAGCTATCTGCAGAGGCTCGAGGTGCTGGGCTGCACCCTGTCTGCCGACAGCACCCTGCTGGCCATCAGCCGCCACCTCCGACATGTGCGCAAGATCCGGCTGACCGTGAGGGGCCTCTCTGCCCCTGGCCTGGCTGTCCTGGAGGGAATGCCGGCCCTGGAGAGTCTGTGTCTGCAGGGTCCCCTTGTCACCCCGGAAATGCCCTCCCCCACTGAAATactctcctcctgcctcactaTGCCCAAGCTCAGAGTCCTTGAgctgcaggggctggggtgggagggtcaGGAGGCGGAGAAGATCCTGTGTAAGGGGCTGCCCCACTGTATGGTCATCGTCAGGGCTTGCCCCAAAGAGTCTATGGACTGGTGGATGTAA
- the FBXL12 gene encoding F-box/LRR-repeat protein 12 isoform X1 yields the protein MATLVELPDSVLLEIFSYLPVRDRIRISRVCHRWKRLVDDRWLWRHVDLTLYTMRPKVMWHLLRRYMASRLHSLRMGGYLFSGSQAPQLSPALLRALGQKCPNLKRLCLHVADLSMVPITSLPSTLRTLELHSCEISMAWLHKQQDPTVLPLLECIVLDRVPAFRDEHLQGLTRFRALRSLVLGGTYRVTETGLDAGLQELSYLQRLEVLGCTLSADSTLLAISRHLRHVRKIRLTVRGLSAPGLAVLEGMPALESLCLQGPLVTPEMPSPTEILSSCLTMPKLRVLELQGLGWEGQEAEKILCKGLPHCMVIVRACPKESMDWWM from the exons ATGGCGACTTTGGTCGAACTGCCGGACTCGGTCCTGCTCGAGATCTTCTCTTACCTCCCGGTACGGGACCGGATCCGCATCTCCAG GGTCTGTCACCGCTGGAAGAGGCTGGTGGACGACCGGTGGCTGTGGCGACATGTTGACCTCACGCTCTACACG ATGCGACCTAAAGTCATGTGGCACCTCCTTCGAAGGTACATGGCATCCCGGCTCCATTCCCTGCGGATGGGTGGCTACCTGTTCTCTGGCTCCCAGGCCCCCCAGTTGTCTCCTGCTCTGTTGAGAGCCCTGGGCCAGAAGTGCCCCAACCTGAAGCGCCTCTGCCTGCACGTGGCTGACCTGAGCATGGTGCCCATCACCAGCCTGCCCAGCACCCTGAGGACCCTGGAGCTGCACAGCTGTGAGATCTCCATGGCCTGGCTCCACAAGCAGCAGGACCCCACCGTGCTGCCCCTGCTTGAATGCATCGTGCTGGACCGTGTCCCCGCCTTCCGTGATGAGCACCTGCAGGGCCTGACGCGTTTCCGGGCCTTGCGCTCGCTGGTGCTGGGTGGCACCTACCGTGTGACCGAGACAGGGCTGGATGCTGGCCTGCAGGAGCTCAGCTATCTGCAGAGGCTCGAGGTGCTGGGCTGCACCCTGTCTGCCGACAGCACCCTGCTGGCCATCAGCCGCCACCTCCGACATGTGCGCAAGATCCGGCTGACCGTGAGGGGCCTCTCTGCCCCTGGCCTGGCTGTCCTGGAGGGAATGCCGGCCCTGGAGAGTCTGTGTCTGCAGGGTCCCCTTGTCACCCCGGAAATGCCCTCCCCCACTGAAATactctcctcctgcctcactaTGCCCAAGCTCAGAGTCCTTGAgctgcaggggctggggtgggagggtcaGGAGGCGGAGAAGATCCTGTGTAAGGGGCTGCCCCACTGTATGGTCATCGTCAGGGCTTGCCCCAAAGAGTCTATGGACTGGTGGATGTAA
- the FBXL12 gene encoding F-box/LRR-repeat protein 12 isoform X3 — MRPKVMWHLLRRYMASRLHSLRMGGYLFSGSQAPQLSPALLRALGQKCPNLKRLCLHVADLSMVPITSLPSTLRTLELHSCEISMAWLHKQQDPTVLPLLECIVLDRVPAFRDEHLQGLTRFRALRSLVLGGTYRVTETGLDAGLQELSYLQRLEVLGCTLSADSTLLAISRHLRHVRKIRLTVRGLSAPGLAVLEGMPALESLCLQGPLVTPEMPSPTEILSSCLTMPKLRVLELQGLGWEGQEAEKILCKGLPHCMVIVRACPKESMDWWM, encoded by the coding sequence ATGCGACCTAAAGTCATGTGGCACCTCCTTCGAAGGTACATGGCATCCCGGCTCCATTCCCTGCGGATGGGTGGCTACCTGTTCTCTGGCTCCCAGGCCCCCCAGTTGTCTCCTGCTCTGTTGAGAGCCCTGGGCCAGAAGTGCCCCAACCTGAAGCGCCTCTGCCTGCACGTGGCTGACCTGAGCATGGTGCCCATCACCAGCCTGCCCAGCACCCTGAGGACCCTGGAGCTGCACAGCTGTGAGATCTCCATGGCCTGGCTCCACAAGCAGCAGGACCCCACCGTGCTGCCCCTGCTTGAATGCATCGTGCTGGACCGTGTCCCCGCCTTCCGTGATGAGCACCTGCAGGGCCTGACGCGTTTCCGGGCCTTGCGCTCGCTGGTGCTGGGTGGCACCTACCGTGTGACCGAGACAGGGCTGGATGCTGGCCTGCAGGAGCTCAGCTATCTGCAGAGGCTCGAGGTGCTGGGCTGCACCCTGTCTGCCGACAGCACCCTGCTGGCCATCAGCCGCCACCTCCGACATGTGCGCAAGATCCGGCTGACCGTGAGGGGCCTCTCTGCCCCTGGCCTGGCTGTCCTGGAGGGAATGCCGGCCCTGGAGAGTCTGTGTCTGCAGGGTCCCCTTGTCACCCCGGAAATGCCCTCCCCCACTGAAATactctcctcctgcctcactaTGCCCAAGCTCAGAGTCCTTGAgctgcaggggctggggtgggagggtcaGGAGGCGGAGAAGATCCTGTGTAAGGGGCTGCCCCACTGTATGGTCATCGTCAGGGCTTGCCCCAAAGAGTCTATGGACTGGTGGATGTAA